The Phycisphaerales bacterium genome includes a region encoding these proteins:
- a CDS encoding methyltransferase domain-containing protein: MTIVEGLDGRRAAAHAVTEVLAGVRFAGETLAALSTAGQLHGPALGRAMDIAYGTVRHLLTIERILAQVARFDPTRTPPAVRAILSTAAFELLWRSGTPHYAAVNEAVNLARRVVRGRAPGMVNAVLRRLAATCPETDLVPWVRHDPTLIRMGWNLARRLVLAVLPTADARDGFLAHTAAATGLRASHYAGWVTRYGAAPAEAAAWASQAVPPIVLQRHKLRASEDQFRATCGANYGELVEFADDAAYFAPTVPIATVPAFEDGLGYVQDTTAHAAALALEPQPGERILDLCAAPGGKTIALACAAQDGARILATDIAPDRLRRIRENVERLKLTSIEVGVVSADGRELLAEAGQFDAALVDVPCSNTGVLARRPEARLGFRSSKLAALVAVQAELLTRAARCIRPGGRLVYSTCSIEPAENEEVVAAFVAAHPAWHVVAEQVTLPTWGPARALWRDGGYWARLVQAP, from the coding sequence ATGACAATCGTCGAAGGTCTTGATGGGCGCCGCGCGGCCGCGCACGCCGTGACGGAGGTCCTCGCCGGGGTGCGGTTTGCGGGGGAAACACTTGCCGCGCTCAGCACCGCTGGGCAACTGCACGGTCCGGCGCTGGGGCGGGCGATGGACATTGCCTACGGCACGGTGCGCCACCTCTTGACGATTGAGCGGATTCTCGCCCAGGTAGCGCGCTTTGACCCGACCCGCACTCCGCCGGCGGTGCGGGCGATTCTCAGCACTGCCGCGTTCGAGCTGCTCTGGCGCTCGGGCACCCCGCACTACGCGGCTGTGAATGAAGCGGTGAATCTCGCGCGGCGCGTGGTGCGCGGGCGGGCGCCGGGCATGGTGAATGCGGTGTTACGTCGGCTGGCTGCCACTTGCCCCGAAACCGACCTGGTCCCATGGGTACGACACGATCCCACCTTGATTCGCATGGGCTGGAACCTGGCACGGCGCCTGGTCCTGGCGGTCCTGCCAACCGCGGACGCGCGGGATGGCTTCCTGGCACACACGGCGGCCGCGACCGGGCTCAGGGCAAGTCACTACGCGGGTTGGGTCACGCGGTACGGCGCAGCCCCGGCCGAGGCGGCTGCCTGGGCATCGCAGGCCGTGCCGCCCATCGTGCTCCAGCGGCATAAGCTGCGCGCGTCAGAGGACCAATTTCGTGCCACCTGCGGTGCGAACTACGGCGAGCTGGTGGAGTTTGCGGACGACGCGGCGTACTTCGCCCCCACGGTGCCGATTGCGACCGTGCCGGCTTTCGAGGATGGCCTTGGATACGTGCAGGACACCACCGCCCATGCGGCCGCGCTCGCGCTGGAACCGCAACCGGGGGAGCGCATTCTCGATCTGTGCGCGGCCCCCGGAGGCAAAACCATTGCGCTCGCGTGCGCCGCGCAAGACGGTGCACGGATTCTCGCCACCGACATCGCGCCTGACCGGTTGCGACGGATTCGCGAGAACGTGGAGCGGTTGAAGCTTACTTCGATCGAGGTCGGGGTTGTGAGTGCGGACGGACGCGAGCTCCTGGCTGAAGCCGGTCAATTCGACGCGGCCCTGGTGGATGTACCGTGCTCAAATACGGGGGTATTGGCACGGCGCCCGGAGGCGCGCCTCGGATTCCGGTCGTCGAAGCTCGCCGCGCTGGTAGCCGTGCAGGCGGAGTTGCTGACCCGTGCCGCGCGCTGCATACGGCCGGGTGGGCGACTGGTCTACAGCACGTGCAGCATCGAGCCGGCGGAGAACGAGGAGGTGGTGGCCGCATTTGTAGCGGCGCACCCGGCGTGGCACGTGGTGGCGGAACAGGTCACGCTGCCGACGTGGGGTCCGGCGCGTGCGCTGTGGCGTGACGGGGGGTACTGGGCGCGGCTGGTGCAGGCACCGTAA